The Mycobacterium seoulense genome has a window encoding:
- the sigC gene encoding RNA polymerase sigma factor SigC, whose protein sequence is MIASSDDEAVTELALAAARGNDRALEAFIKATQQDVWRFVTYLSDAGSADDLTQETFLRAIGAIERFSGRSSARTWLLSIARRVVADHIRHVQSRPRAALGADPEHVVHGDRHARGFEDLVEVTTMIASLTPEQREALLLTQLLGLPYADAAAVCGCPVGTIRSRVARARDALLAADAERDDLTG, encoded by the coding sequence ATGATCGCGTCAAGCGATGACGAGGCCGTTACCGAGCTCGCATTGGCCGCCGCGCGTGGGAACGACCGGGCGCTCGAGGCTTTCATCAAAGCCACCCAGCAAGACGTGTGGCGGTTCGTCACATATCTGTCGGACGCGGGCAGCGCCGACGACCTGACTCAGGAAACCTTTCTGCGCGCGATCGGCGCCATCGAGCGGTTCTCCGGGCGCTCGAGCGCCCGGACCTGGCTGCTGTCGATCGCGCGCCGCGTCGTGGCCGATCACATCCGCCACGTGCAGTCGCGGCCACGCGCCGCGCTCGGCGCCGACCCCGAACACGTTGTACACGGGGACCGCCACGCCCGCGGATTCGAAGACTTGGTGGAGGTCACGACGATGATCGCGAGCCTCACCCCCGAGCAACGGGAAGCGTTGCTGCTCACCCAGTTACTCGGGCTGCCCTACGCCGACGCCGCGGCGGTGTGTGGCTGCCCGGTGGGCACCATCCGATCCCGCGTCGCACGCGCCCGGGACGCGCTGCTGGCCGCCGACGCCGAGCGCGACGACCTGACCGGCTAA
- a CDS encoding PPE family protein: protein MTAPIWIALPPEVHSTLLSSGPGPGPLLAASATWSSMGSQYAEAAEELMGLLGAVQGGAWEGPSAEQYVAAHAPYLTWLLESSAKSTTAAALHETAAGAYTAALAAMPTMPELAANHATHAALVATNFFGINTIPIAVNEAEYARMWVQAAATMTTYQAAAESALAAVPATTPAPPIVAPAAEASVTTAQAADTRQAATTYPSWQDQLTAWLQQYTKNFAWPVSKDLNPGGWPFPPVPFVNGLASFFSQLGFSPALSTALGWAIFHTLMIFWPFMQAAIQLAVVLAPMVVSVLGAAAAGGAAAAVTALSVAAPLSVAPPLPAAGAAPAPMAPAPAPTVSTAPASVSNAPTVSSAPASTVATPAGGGPVSGGPGVGVGPTATDGIGAGMSDALYAAALSGLAARGSAGGRARRQAGEPAPDEVDAPTAAAAAAAAKKKARARRRRAGTAKDRAYRYEFMDIEPDLGVDEDDPDAVRASDQGGGPLGFAGAATKSGVTQPAGLATLTRDGLSDGPTVPMMPSSWVTD from the coding sequence ATGACCGCCCCGATCTGGATCGCGTTGCCTCCCGAAGTGCACTCGACCCTGCTCAGCAGCGGCCCCGGACCCGGGCCGCTGCTGGCCGCCTCGGCGACGTGGTCGTCGATGGGTAGCCAATATGCCGAAGCCGCAGAGGAACTCATGGGGCTCTTGGGCGCGGTGCAGGGCGGCGCATGGGAGGGTCCCAGCGCCGAACAGTACGTCGCGGCCCATGCCCCGTATCTGACCTGGTTGCTGGAGAGCTCGGCCAAGAGCACGACGGCGGCCGCACTGCACGAGACCGCGGCCGGCGCTTACACCGCGGCGCTGGCCGCCATGCCGACGATGCCCGAGCTCGCGGCGAACCATGCGACCCACGCGGCGCTGGTCGCGACGAACTTCTTCGGCATCAACACCATTCCCATCGCCGTGAACGAGGCCGAGTACGCGCGCATGTGGGTGCAGGCCGCCGCGACCATGACCACCTATCAGGCAGCGGCCGAATCCGCCCTTGCGGCGGTCCCCGCGACCACGCCCGCGCCGCCGATCGTCGCCCCGGCCGCGGAGGCGAGCGTCACGACCGCCCAAGCCGCCGATACCCGGCAAGCGGCCACGACCTATCCGTCCTGGCAGGACCAGCTCACGGCGTGGCTGCAGCAGTACACCAAGAATTTCGCCTGGCCGGTGTCCAAAGACCTCAACCCCGGTGGCTGGCCGTTCCCGCCGGTGCCCTTCGTCAACGGCCTCGCCTCGTTCTTCAGCCAATTGGGGTTCTCGCCGGCGCTCTCCACCGCGCTGGGCTGGGCCATTTTTCACACGCTGATGATCTTCTGGCCGTTCATGCAGGCCGCCATCCAGCTGGCCGTGGTGCTGGCACCGATGGTCGTTTCCGTCCTGGGCGCCGCAGCGGCAGGAGGTGCGGCGGCGGCGGTCACCGCGCTCAGCGTCGCCGCCCCGCTCTCGGTCGCGCCGCCGCTGCCCGCGGCCGGCGCCGCGCCGGCACCGATGGCGCCCGCCCCCGCCCCGACCGTCAGCACCGCTCCGGCAAGCGTGAGTAACGCCCCGACGGTGTCCAGCGCTCCCGCATCGACCGTGGCCACACCGGCCGGTGGCGGGCCGGTCAGCGGCGGACCCGGGGTCGGGGTCGGGCCGACGGCCACGGACGGCATCGGCGCGGGAATGTCCGACGCGTTGTACGCCGCGGCGCTGTCGGGGCTCGCCGCTCGCGGCAGCGCCGGCGGCCGGGCCCGGCGCCAGGCGGGGGAACCGGCGCCCGACGAGGTCGACGCACCCACTGCGGCCGCGGCGGCGGCAGCGGCCAAGAAGAAGGCCCGGGCGCGCCGGCGGCGCGCCGGCACCGCCAAAGACCGCGCGTACCGCTACGAATTCATGGACATCGAGCCGGATTTGGGTGTGGACGAGGACGACCCGGACGCCGTGCGCGCCTCGGACCAGGGCGGGGGGCCGCTCGGATTCGCCGGGGCCGCAACGAAATCCGGTGTCACTCAGCCGGCCGGGCTGGCGACGCTGACCCGCGACGGATTGAGCGACGGGCCCACCGTGCCGATGATGCCCAGCAGCTGGGTAACGGACTAG